One Acinetobacter colistiniresistens DNA segment encodes these proteins:
- a CDS encoding CTP synthase — protein sequence MTHFIFVTGGVVSSLGKGISAASVAALLEARGLKVTMVKMDPYINVDPGTMSPFQHGEVFVTEDGAETDLDLGYYERFLRRAKMTKLNNFTSGRVYQDVLNKERRGDYLGGTVQVIPHITDNIKERVLRAGEGYDVAIVEIGGTVGDIESLPFMESVRQLMVELGHKRTMLMHLTLLPYIKSAAELKTKPTQHSVKELLSIGIQPDILICRTEYDVDVDTKRKIALFTNVEARAVVVCKDAKTIYQIPRTFYEQNVDDLICERFGFNDLPEANLEDWDNVVEALLNPEYTVRVAMVGKYVELPDAYKSVNEALLHAGIQNRVKVQIDYVNAEELEQQDISILSTADAILVPGGFGERGTEGKMKAIQYARENKIPFLGICLGMQLAVIEYARNVAAMPEASSTEFNRSTKYPLIGLITEWLDERGELQQRSLESDLGGTMRLGAQKSELVEGTKTREVYGKAEITERHRHRYEMNDRFIPALEQAGMKISGYSSVQHLVETVEIPEHPWFIAVQFHPEFTSSPRDGHPLFASFIGAAKNQHQK from the coding sequence ATGACCCATTTTATTTTTGTCACTGGTGGTGTGGTTTCATCACTAGGTAAAGGTATTTCTGCTGCTTCTGTTGCTGCACTTTTGGAAGCTCGTGGCTTAAAAGTCACAATGGTAAAAATGGATCCATACATTAATGTCGATCCAGGTACCATGAGCCCATTTCAGCACGGTGAAGTTTTCGTCACAGAGGATGGTGCTGAAACTGACTTAGATTTGGGATATTACGAACGTTTCTTACGTCGTGCGAAAATGACCAAACTGAATAACTTTACCAGTGGTCGCGTATATCAGGACGTTTTAAATAAAGAACGTCGTGGTGATTACTTAGGTGGTACGGTTCAAGTTATTCCACATATTACAGACAACATTAAAGAACGCGTCCTTCGTGCAGGTGAAGGCTACGACGTTGCAATCGTTGAGATTGGTGGTACGGTTGGTGATATCGAATCACTTCCATTTATGGAATCAGTACGTCAATTGATGGTGGAACTTGGTCATAAACGTACTATGCTTATGCATTTGACTTTATTGCCATATATCAAATCAGCGGCGGAGCTCAAAACCAAGCCAACTCAGCACTCAGTGAAAGAGCTTCTTTCAATCGGGATTCAGCCAGATATCTTGATCTGCCGTACTGAATATGATGTCGATGTTGATACGAAACGTAAGATTGCATTATTCACAAACGTGGAAGCACGTGCTGTTGTAGTATGTAAAGATGCAAAAACAATTTATCAAATTCCACGTACATTCTACGAACAGAATGTTGATGACTTGATCTGTGAACGTTTTGGTTTTAATGATCTTCCAGAAGCAAATCTTGAAGATTGGGATAATGTAGTTGAAGCATTATTGAACCCTGAATACACAGTTCGTGTTGCGATGGTGGGTAAATATGTTGAACTTCCAGATGCTTATAAATCTGTGAATGAAGCACTTTTACATGCTGGTATTCAAAACCGTGTCAAAGTTCAGATTGATTATGTCAATGCTGAAGAGCTTGAGCAGCAAGACATTAGCATTTTAAGTACTGCTGATGCGATCTTGGTTCCAGGCGGGTTTGGTGAGCGTGGTACTGAAGGCAAAATGAAAGCTATTCAATATGCCCGTGAAAACAAGATCCCATTCCTTGGTATTTGTTTAGGTATGCAACTCGCTGTGATTGAGTATGCACGTAATGTTGCAGCAATGCCTGAAGCAAGCTCAACAGAATTTAACCGCTCAACCAAATATCCATTGATTGGTTTAATCACTGAATGGTTAGATGAGCGTGGTGAATTACAACAGCGTAGCCTTGAGTCCGATCTGGGCGGAACCATGCGTTTAGGTGCACAAAAATCTGAATTGGTTGAAGGCACGAAGACGCGTGAGGTTTATGGTAAAGCCGAAATTACTGAGCGTCATCGTCATCGCTATGAAATGAATGATCGTTTTATTCCAGCACTTGAACAAGCAGGTATGAAAATTTCAGGCTATTCGTCAGTACAACATTTAGTTGAAACTGTAGAAATTCCTGAACATCCTTGGTTTATTGCTGTACAATTCCACCCAGAATTTACAAGTTCACCACGCGATGGACACCCATTATTTGCTAGTTTTATCGGGGCTGCTAAAAATCAGCACCAAAAGTAA
- a CDS encoding internalin yields MANKKLLICAAFATGLLLTACVKKEEPKNEEQQEQAATESQTQPEPAKIQEFESLESVDKHEAPAPVVETTREQTPNTTTEVRRETRPAQTENPTATETPRTEEPKPTKTEQPKTEQTVKAEQKPAKTEQVKAPKSSAPAQSEDDAVAAAIAAATPALNN; encoded by the coding sequence ATGGCGAATAAAAAACTTTTAATTTGTGCAGCATTTGCGACTGGTCTTTTATTAACTGCTTGTGTCAAAAAAGAAGAACCTAAAAACGAAGAGCAGCAAGAACAGGCAGCAACCGAGAGCCAAACTCAGCCTGAACCTGCAAAAATCCAAGAGTTTGAATCTTTAGAAAGTGTTGATAAACACGAAGCTCCAGCACCTGTTGTTGAAACAACGCGTGAACAAACTCCAAATACTACCACTGAAGTTCGTCGTGAAACTCGTCCAGCTCAAACAGAAAATCCAACTGCGACTGAGACTCCACGCACTGAAGAACCAAAACCAACTAAAACAGAGCAGCCAAAAACTGAACAAACTGTAAAAGCTGAGCAAAAACCTGCGAAGACTGAACAAGTAAAAGCACCAAAATCTTCAGCACCAGCTCAAAGTGAAGATGATGCTGTCGCTGCTGCAATTGCTGCTGCAACCCCTGCGTTAAACAATTAA
- a CDS encoding YheT family hydrolase, producing MSLSTLNKIRVLGSELFDSVLGAEQPKIYYDPKGKIKDVLEKLPQLKQKYRPTPWLSNTHVHLLYFDVIRKKTVKLEYDRIEQLKMQDGGITAIAWYGYDLPADTPTVVIMHTITGTPESMRELVKDLHEYTGWRIALCLRRGHAGLPMPVPQISLFGSTSDLKEQLAHIQDLFPSSNLYAVGSSAGTGLLVRYLGEQGSDTPFKAAFAMCPGYNTEIGFKNVHPFYSKMMTKKLFKYFIYPYQKTWQQVASVNKVLATTSLEDFEKEYFEMAGFQDYQSYCQAINPIYVFENIKVPLMILNAEDDPVCSIKNLEPYKGAIQQMENIAVVTTKKGSHCGFYESFSVKSWASRLMADFFKNY from the coding sequence ATGAGTTTATCTACTTTAAATAAAATTAGAGTCTTAGGTTCAGAACTATTTGATTCGGTACTTGGTGCAGAGCAGCCTAAAATCTATTATGACCCGAAAGGGAAAATTAAAGATGTTTTAGAAAAGTTGCCGCAGTTAAAGCAGAAATATCGCCCGACCCCATGGCTCAGTAATACACATGTACATCTCCTTTATTTCGATGTGATTCGGAAGAAAACGGTTAAACTTGAATATGATCGTATTGAGCAACTTAAAATGCAGGATGGTGGTATCACTGCCATTGCTTGGTATGGTTATGATCTACCAGCAGACACGCCCACCGTTGTGATTATGCATACCATTACGGGCACTCCCGAGAGTATGCGCGAATTGGTTAAAGACTTACATGAATATACCGGTTGGCGAATCGCACTATGTTTGCGCCGTGGTCATGCGGGTTTACCAATGCCCGTACCGCAGATTTCACTGTTTGGTTCGACCAGTGACCTCAAAGAGCAACTAGCTCATATCCAAGATTTGTTTCCATCATCAAACTTATATGCCGTTGGCTCTTCTGCGGGAACGGGGCTCTTGGTACGCTATTTAGGTGAGCAAGGATCGGATACACCATTTAAAGCTGCGTTTGCAATGTGCCCAGGCTATAACACCGAAATAGGTTTTAAAAATGTACATCCTTTTTACAGTAAAATGATGACCAAAAAGTTATTTAAATATTTCATTTACCCTTATCAAAAAACTTGGCAGCAGGTCGCTTCGGTAAATAAGGTGTTGGCAACAACAAGCTTGGAAGACTTTGAAAAAGAATATTTTGAAATGGCTGGGTTTCAGGATTATCAAAGTTATTGTCAGGCAATTAATCCAATTTATGTCTTCGAGAATATTAAAGTTCCCTTGATGATTTTGAATGCTGAAGATGATCCTGTCTGTTCAATCAAAAACTTGGAACCTTATAAAGGTGCAATTCAGCAAATGGAAAATATTGCGGTTGTGACGACGAAAAAGGGAAGTCATTGCGGTTTTTATGAAAGTTTCAGTGTGAAGTCTTGGGCTTCACGCTTGATGGCTGATTTTTTTAAGAATTACTAA
- a CDS encoding nuclear transport factor 2 family protein gives MTLETTKQALENWHHMIKTGDLSNLNDLLAEDVVFRSPVAYKPYEGKHVVFFILTNVIQVFENFTYHREFYTEDGENVVLEFSADVSGKSLKGIDMVRFNQQGKIIDFEVMIRPMSGLAALAEKMGARFAKYQPS, from the coding sequence ATGACACTCGAAACAACAAAACAGGCTTTGGAAAACTGGCATCACATGATTAAAACAGGTGACTTATCGAATTTAAATGATTTGTTGGCTGAAGATGTCGTATTCCGTTCTCCCGTTGCTTATAAGCCTTATGAAGGAAAGCATGTGGTTTTCTTTATTTTGACCAATGTCATTCAGGTTTTTGAAAATTTCACCTATCACCGCGAATTCTATACTGAGGATGGGGAAAATGTGGTGTTGGAGTTTAGTGCCGATGTTAGCGGAAAATCGCTCAAAGGCATTGATATGGTTCGATTTAACCAACAAGGGAAAATCATTGATTTTGAAGTGATGATTCGCCCAATGAGTGGTTTAGCTGCGTTGGCTGAGAAAATGGGTGCGAGATTTGCAAAATATCAGCCAAGCTAA